In Myripristis murdjan unplaced genomic scaffold, fMyrMur1.1, whole genome shotgun sequence, a single genomic region encodes these proteins:
- the LOC115356831 gene encoding formin-like protein 20 isoform X7 has protein sequence MTYDPSWVQRGPGPLPPTPPPRKPPVTSSEEDQEDASTVEDQNPGFQSPVVSTAAEPVTSLAVEEGGAAESPTDGQQGQAVAPPPKLGAPPPPPPASSYWVQRGPGPLPPTSTVEDQNPGFQSPVVSTAAEPVTSLAVEEGGAAESPTDGQQGQAVAPPPKLGAPPPPPPASSYWVQRGPGPLPPTSTVEDQNPGFQSPVVSTAAEPVTSLAVEEGGAAESPTDGQQGQAVAPPPKLGAPPPPPPASSYWVQRGPGPLPPTSTVEDQNPGFQSPVVSTAAEPVTSLAVEEGGAAESPTDGQKLPWRCQPRLPGWLMSWASLCAPWWLRPLTPTTPTAATYPEAPPSPWKSPPPPPPPSVVCLQAPPPRHSSTRSSPSPLPPLLFLFLLLLLTPTPPTTLTSPLPPSPLRSHQEALPTGPTHGSTSPPLTPPTWLVTSQPRPLTTQPLTTFHRACDPASMCRNMLTLLFSCQPIREGAGLCRRGLILCLFMENISVQYSNG, from the exons ATGACCTACGACCCAAGCTGGGTCCAGCGAGGTCCCGGgcccctcccccccacccctccacctcgGAAGccccctgtgacatcatcagaggaGGACCAGGAGGACGCCAGCACAGTGGAGGACCAGA aTCCAGGTTTCCAGAGTCCTGTGGTGTCCACTGCTGCAGAGCCTGTCACCAgtctg gctGTTGAGGAAGGTGGTGCTGCTGAGTCACCAACAGACGgccagcag gGCCAGGCTGTGGCTCCTCCTCCCAAGCTGGGAgcccctccgcctcctccccctgcctcctcctATTGGGTCCAGCGAGGTCCCGGGCCCCTCCCCCCCACCAGCACAGTGGAGGACCAGA aTCCAGGTTTCCAGAGTCCTGTGGTGTCCACTGCTGCAGAGCCTGTCACCAgtctg gctGTTGAGGAAGGTGGTGCTGCTGAGTCACCAACAGACGgccagcag gGCCAGGCTGTGGCTCCTCCTCCCAAGCTGGGAgcccctccgcctcctccccctgcctcctcctATTGGGTCCAGCGAGGTCCCGGGCCCCTCCCCCCCACCAGCACAGTGGAGGACCAGA aTCCAGGTTTCCAGAGTCCTGTGGTGTCCACTGCTGCAGAGCCTGTCACCAgtctg gctGTTGAGGAAGGTGGTGCTGCTGAGTCACCAACAGACGgccagcag gGCCAGGCTGTGGCTCCTCCTCCCAAGCTGGGAgcccctccgcctcctccccctgcctcctcctATTGGGTCCAGCGAGGTCCCGGGCCCCTCCCCCCCACCAGCACAGTGGAGGACCAGA aTCCAGGTTTCCAGAGTCCTGTGGTGTCCACTGCTGCAGAGCCTGTCACCAgtctg gctGTTGAGGAAGGTGGTGCTGCTGAGTCACCAACAGACGGCcagaag TTGCCATGGCGATGCCAGCCACGCCTCCCTGGTTGGTTAATGAGTTGGGCGAGCCTCTGTGCACCGTGGTGGCTCCGCCCTCTTACTCCTACCACCCCAACGGCAGCGACTTAcccggag GCCCCGCCCTCTCCCTGGAAgtctcctcccccacctcctcctccatcagtcGTGTGCCTACAGGCTCCGCCCCCCCGCCACTCCTCTACCCGGAGCAGCCCCTCCCCCCtgccccctctcctcttcctcttcctcctcctcctcctcacccccaCTCCTCCTACCACACTTACCtcccccctgcccccctcccccctgcgTTCCCACCAGGAGGCCCTGCCCACGGGACCCACCCACGGGTCTACCAGCCCGCCACTAACCCCACCCACATGGTTGGTTACATcacagccccgccccctcaccaCTCAGCCACTCACTACCTTCCACCGAGCATGTGACCCTGCTAGCATGTGCAGAAACATGCTAACGCTGTTATTtagctgtcagccaatcagagaggggGCTGGGCTGTGCAGGCGTGGCCTAATCCTGTGTTTGTTCATGGAAAATATTTCTGTTCAGTATTCAAACGGGTGA
- the LOC115356831 gene encoding extensin-like isoform X2: MTYDPSWVQRGPGPLPPTPPPRKPPVTSSEEDQEDASTVEDQNPGFQSPVVSTAAEPVTSLAVEEGGAAESPTDGQQGQAVAPPPKLGAPPPPPPASSYWVQRGPGPLPPTSTVEDQNPGFQSPVVSTAAEPVTSLAVEEGGAAESPTDGQQGQAVAPPPKLGAPPPPPPASSYWVQRGPGPLPPTSTVEDQNPGFQSPVVSTAAEPVTSLAVEEGGAAESPTDGQQGQAVAPPPKLGAPPPPPPASSYWVQRGPGPLPPTSTVEDQNPGFQSPVVSTAAEPVTSLVVKPSAIISPCPSSSSFSPSSSSSHTPLASHLPVPAHNQPRTVAMAMPATPPWLVNELGEPLCTVVAPPSYSYHPNGSDLPGDCRVLQYYFNLGVQWCHQNCWQLAYAPPSPEAPYTYQAYPHYHAPPTQDASLHGAPPQSYPEAGRGPGSHHTPPSYPESTRPADGQTDGHGSGPALSLEVSSPTSSSISRVPTGSAPPPLLYPEQPLPPAPSPLPLPPPPPHPHSSYHTYLPPAPLPPAFPPGGPAHGTHPRVYQPATNPTHMVGYITAPPPHHSATHYLPPSM, encoded by the exons ATGACCTACGACCCAAGCTGGGTCCAGCGAGGTCCCGGgcccctcccccccacccctccacctcgGAAGccccctgtgacatcatcagaggaGGACCAGGAGGACGCCAGCACAGTGGAGGACCAGA aTCCAGGTTTCCAGAGTCCTGTGGTGTCCACTGCTGCAGAGCCTGTCACCAgtctg gctGTTGAGGAAGGTGGTGCTGCTGAGTCACCAACAGACGgccagcag gGCCAGGCTGTGGCTCCTCCTCCCAAGCTGGGAgcccctccgcctcctccccctgcctcctcctATTGGGTCCAGCGAGGTCCCGGGCCCCTCCCCCCCACCAGCACAGTGGAGGACCAGA aTCCAGGTTTCCAGAGTCCTGTGGTGTCCACTGCTGCAGAGCCTGTCACCAgtctg gctGTTGAGGAAGGTGGTGCTGCTGAGTCACCAACAGACGgccagcag gGCCAGGCTGTGGCTCCTCCTCCCAAGCTGGGAgcccctccgcctcctccccctgcctcctcctATTGGGTCCAGCGAGGTCCCGGGCCCCTCCCCCCCACCAGCACAGTGGAGGACCAGA aTCCAGGTTTCCAGAGTCCTGTGGTGTCCACTGCTGCAGAGCCTGTCACCAgtctg gctGTTGAGGAAGGTGGTGCTGCTGAGTCACCAACAGACGgccagcag gGCCAGGCTGTGGCTCCTCCTCCCAAGCTGGGAgcccctccgcctcctccccctgcctcctcctATTGGGTCCAGCGAGGTCCCGGGCCCCTCCCCCCCACCAGCACAGTGGAGGACCAGA aTCCAGGTTTCCAGAGTCCTGTGGTGTCCACTGCTGCAGAGCCTGTCACCAgtctg gtggtCAAGCCGTCAGCCATCATCAGCCCttgtccctcctcttcctccttctcaccctcctcctcctcatctcacaCTCCTCTGGCCTCACACCTCCCAGTGCCAGCACACAACCAGCCACGCaccg TTGCCATGGCGATGCCAGCCACGCCTCCCTGGTTGGTTAATGAGTTGGGCGAGCCTCTGTGCACCGTGGTGGCTCCGCCCTCTTACTCCTACCACCCCAACGGCAGCGACTTAcccggag acTGCAGAGTTCTCCAGTACTACTTCAACTTAGGAGTGCAG TGGTGCCACCAGAACTGCTGGCAGCTGGCCTACGCACCCCCCTCACCTGAGGCGCCCTACACCTACCAGGCCTACCCCCACTACCACGCCCCCCCCACCCAGGATGCATCGCTCCACG gcGCCCCTCCCCAGTCTTACCCCGAGGCAGGCCGAGGCCCCGGCTCCCACCACACCCCCCCTTCCTACCCAGAATCCACCAGGCCagcagacggacagacggacggacacGGCAGCG GCCCCGCCCTCTCCCTGGAAgtctcctcccccacctcctcctccatcagtcGTGTGCCTACAGGCTCCGCCCCCCCGCCACTCCTCTACCCGGAGCAGCCCCTCCCCCCtgccccctctcctcttcctcttcctcctcctcctcctcacccccaCTCCTCCTACCACACTTACCtcccccctgcccccctcccccctgcgTTCCCACCAGGAGGCCCTGCCCACGGGACCCACCCACGGGTCTACCAGCCCGCCACTAACCCCACCCACATGGTTGGTTACATcacagccccgccccctcaccaCTCAGCCACTCACTACCTTCCACCGAGCATGTGA
- the LOC115356831 gene encoding formin-like protein 20 isoform X1 → MTYDPSWVQRGPGPLPPTPPPRKPPVTSSEEDQEDASTVEDQNPGFQSPVVSTAAEPVTSLAVEEGGAAESPTDGQQGQAVAPPPKLGAPPPPPPASSYWVQRGPGPLPPTSTVEDQNPGFQSPVVSTAAEPVTSLAVEEGGAAESPTDGQQGQAVAPPPKLGAPPPPPPASSYWVQRGPGPLPPTSTVEDQNPGFQSPVVSTAAEPVTSLAVEEGGAAESPTDGQQGQAVAPPPKLGAPPPPPPASSYWVQRGPGPLPPTSTVEDQNPGFQSPVVSTAAEPVTSLAVEEGGAAESPTDGQKVVKPSAIISPCPSSSSFSPSSSSSHTPLASHLPVPAHNQPRTVAMAMPATPPWLVNELGEPLCTVVAPPSYSYHPNGSDLPGDCRVLQYYFNLGVQWCHQNCWQLAYAPPSPEAPYTYQAYPHYHAPPTQDASLHGAPPQSYPEAGRGPGSHHTPPSYPESTRPADGQTDGHGSGPALSLEVSSPTSSSISRVPTGSAPPPLLYPEQPLPPAPSPLPLPPPPPHPHSSYHTYLPPAPLPPAFPPGGPAHGTHPRVYQPATNPTHMVGYITAPPPHHSATHYLPPSM, encoded by the exons ATGACCTACGACCCAAGCTGGGTCCAGCGAGGTCCCGGgcccctcccccccacccctccacctcgGAAGccccctgtgacatcatcagaggaGGACCAGGAGGACGCCAGCACAGTGGAGGACCAGA aTCCAGGTTTCCAGAGTCCTGTGGTGTCCACTGCTGCAGAGCCTGTCACCAgtctg gctGTTGAGGAAGGTGGTGCTGCTGAGTCACCAACAGACGgccagcag gGCCAGGCTGTGGCTCCTCCTCCCAAGCTGGGAgcccctccgcctcctccccctgcctcctcctATTGGGTCCAGCGAGGTCCCGGGCCCCTCCCCCCCACCAGCACAGTGGAGGACCAGA aTCCAGGTTTCCAGAGTCCTGTGGTGTCCACTGCTGCAGAGCCTGTCACCAgtctg gctGTTGAGGAAGGTGGTGCTGCTGAGTCACCAACAGACGgccagcag gGCCAGGCTGTGGCTCCTCCTCCCAAGCTGGGAgcccctccgcctcctccccctgcctcctcctATTGGGTCCAGCGAGGTCCCGGGCCCCTCCCCCCCACCAGCACAGTGGAGGACCAGA aTCCAGGTTTCCAGAGTCCTGTGGTGTCCACTGCTGCAGAGCCTGTCACCAgtctg gctGTTGAGGAAGGTGGTGCTGCTGAGTCACCAACAGACGgccagcag gGCCAGGCTGTGGCTCCTCCTCCCAAGCTGGGAgcccctccgcctcctccccctgcctcctcctATTGGGTCCAGCGAGGTCCCGGGCCCCTCCCCCCCACCAGCACAGTGGAGGACCAGA aTCCAGGTTTCCAGAGTCCTGTGGTGTCCACTGCTGCAGAGCCTGTCACCAgtctg gctGTTGAGGAAGGTGGTGCTGCTGAGTCACCAACAGACGGCcagaag gtggtCAAGCCGTCAGCCATCATCAGCCCttgtccctcctcttcctccttctcaccctcctcctcctcatctcacaCTCCTCTGGCCTCACACCTCCCAGTGCCAGCACACAACCAGCCACGCaccg TTGCCATGGCGATGCCAGCCACGCCTCCCTGGTTGGTTAATGAGTTGGGCGAGCCTCTGTGCACCGTGGTGGCTCCGCCCTCTTACTCCTACCACCCCAACGGCAGCGACTTAcccggag acTGCAGAGTTCTCCAGTACTACTTCAACTTAGGAGTGCAG TGGTGCCACCAGAACTGCTGGCAGCTGGCCTACGCACCCCCCTCACCTGAGGCGCCCTACACCTACCAGGCCTACCCCCACTACCACGCCCCCCCCACCCAGGATGCATCGCTCCACG gcGCCCCTCCCCAGTCTTACCCCGAGGCAGGCCGAGGCCCCGGCTCCCACCACACCCCCCCTTCCTACCCAGAATCCACCAGGCCagcagacggacagacggacggacacGGCAGCG GCCCCGCCCTCTCCCTGGAAgtctcctcccccacctcctcctccatcagtcGTGTGCCTACAGGCTCCGCCCCCCCGCCACTCCTCTACCCGGAGCAGCCCCTCCCCCCtgccccctctcctcttcctcttcctcctcctcctcctcacccccaCTCCTCCTACCACACTTACCtcccccctgcccccctcccccctgcgTTCCCACCAGGAGGCCCTGCCCACGGGACCCACCCACGGGTCTACCAGCCCGCCACTAACCCCACCCACATGGTTGGTTACATcacagccccgccccctcaccaCTCAGCCACTCACTACCTTCCACCGAGCATGTGA
- the LOC115356831 gene encoding extensin-like isoform X4, whose product MTYDPSWVQRGPGPLPPTPPPRKPPVTSSEEDQEDASTVEDQNPGFQSPVVSTAAEPVTSLAVEEGGAAESPTDGQQGQAVAPPPKLGAPPPPPPASSYWVQRGPGPLPPTSTVEDQNPGFQSPVVSTAAEPVTSLGQAVAPPPKLGAPPPPPPASSYWVQRGPGPLPPTSTVEDQNPGFQSPVVSTAAEPVTSLAVEEGGAAESPTDGQQGQAVAPPPKLGAPPPPPPASSYWVQRGPGPLPPTSTVEDQNPGFQSPVVSTAAEPVTSLAVEEGGAAESPTDGQKVVKPSAIISPCPSSSSFSPSSSSSHTPLASHLPVPAHNQPRTVAMAMPATPPWLVNELGEPLCTVVAPPSYSYHPNGSDLPGDCRVLQYYFNLGVQWCHQNCWQLAYAPPSPEAPYTYQAYPHYHAPPTQDASLHGAPPQSYPEAGRGPGSHHTPPSYPESTRPADGQTDGHGSGPALSLEVSSPTSSSISRVPTGSAPPPLLYPEQPLPPAPSPLPLPPPPPHPHSSYHTYLPPAPLPPAFPPGGPAHGTHPRVYQPATNPTHMVGYITAPPPHHSATHYLPPSM is encoded by the exons ATGACCTACGACCCAAGCTGGGTCCAGCGAGGTCCCGGgcccctcccccccacccctccacctcgGAAGccccctgtgacatcatcagaggaGGACCAGGAGGACGCCAGCACAGTGGAGGACCAGA aTCCAGGTTTCCAGAGTCCTGTGGTGTCCACTGCTGCAGAGCCTGTCACCAgtctg gctGTTGAGGAAGGTGGTGCTGCTGAGTCACCAACAGACGgccagcag gGCCAGGCTGTGGCTCCTCCTCCCAAGCTGGGAgcccctccgcctcctccccctgcctcctcctATTGGGTCCAGCGAGGTCCCGGGCCCCTCCCCCCCACCAGCACAGTGGAGGACCAGA aTCCAGGTTTCCAGAGTCCTGTGGTGTCCACTGCTGCAGAGCCTGTCACCAgtctg gGCCAGGCTGTGGCTCCTCCTCCCAAGCTGGGAgcccctccgcctcctccccctgcctcctcctATTGGGTCCAGCGAGGTCCCGGGCCCCTCCCCCCCACCAGCACAGTGGAGGACCAGA aTCCAGGTTTCCAGAGTCCTGTGGTGTCCACTGCTGCAGAGCCTGTCACCAgtctg gctGTTGAGGAAGGTGGTGCTGCTGAGTCACCAACAGACGgccagcag gGCCAGGCTGTGGCTCCTCCTCCCAAGCTGGGAgcccctccgcctcctccccctgcctcctcctATTGGGTCCAGCGAGGTCCCGGGCCCCTCCCCCCCACCAGCACAGTGGAGGACCAGA aTCCAGGTTTCCAGAGTCCTGTGGTGTCCACTGCTGCAGAGCCTGTCACCAgtctg gctGTTGAGGAAGGTGGTGCTGCTGAGTCACCAACAGACGGCcagaag gtggtCAAGCCGTCAGCCATCATCAGCCCttgtccctcctcttcctccttctcaccctcctcctcctcatctcacaCTCCTCTGGCCTCACACCTCCCAGTGCCAGCACACAACCAGCCACGCaccg TTGCCATGGCGATGCCAGCCACGCCTCCCTGGTTGGTTAATGAGTTGGGCGAGCCTCTGTGCACCGTGGTGGCTCCGCCCTCTTACTCCTACCACCCCAACGGCAGCGACTTAcccggag acTGCAGAGTTCTCCAGTACTACTTCAACTTAGGAGTGCAG TGGTGCCACCAGAACTGCTGGCAGCTGGCCTACGCACCCCCCTCACCTGAGGCGCCCTACACCTACCAGGCCTACCCCCACTACCACGCCCCCCCCACCCAGGATGCATCGCTCCACG gcGCCCCTCCCCAGTCTTACCCCGAGGCAGGCCGAGGCCCCGGCTCCCACCACACCCCCCCTTCCTACCCAGAATCCACCAGGCCagcagacggacagacggacggacacGGCAGCG GCCCCGCCCTCTCCCTGGAAgtctcctcccccacctcctcctccatcagtcGTGTGCCTACAGGCTCCGCCCCCCCGCCACTCCTCTACCCGGAGCAGCCCCTCCCCCCtgccccctctcctcttcctcttcctcctcctcctcctcacccccaCTCCTCCTACCACACTTACCtcccccctgcccccctcccccctgcgTTCCCACCAGGAGGCCCTGCCCACGGGACCCACCCACGGGTCTACCAGCCCGCCACTAACCCCACCCACATGGTTGGTTACATcacagccccgccccctcaccaCTCAGCCACTCACTACCTTCCACCGAGCATGTGA
- the LOC115356831 gene encoding extensin-like isoform X6 encodes MTYDPSWVQRGPGPLPPTPPPRKPPVTSSEEDQEDASTVEDQNPGFQSPVVSTAAEPVTSLAVEEGGAAESPTDGQQAVEEGGAAESPTDGQQGQAVAPPPKLGAPPPPPPASSYWVQRGPGPLPPTSTVEDQNPGFQSPVVSTAAEPVTSLAVEEGGAAESPTDGQQGQAVAPPPKLGAPPPPPPASSYWVQRGPGPLPPTSTVEDQNPGFQSPVVSTAAEPVTSLAVEEGGAAESPTDGQKVVKPSAIISPCPSSSSFSPSSSSSHTPLASHLPVPAHNQPRTVAMAMPATPPWLVNELGEPLCTVVAPPSYSYHPNGSDLPGDCRVLQYYFNLGVQWCHQNCWQLAYAPPSPEAPYTYQAYPHYHAPPTQDASLHGAPPQSYPEAGRGPGSHHTPPSYPESTRPADGQTDGHGSGPALSLEVSSPTSSSISRVPTGSAPPPLLYPEQPLPPAPSPLPLPPPPPHPHSSYHTYLPPAPLPPAFPPGGPAHGTHPRVYQPATNPTHMVGYITAPPPHHSATHYLPPSM; translated from the exons ATGACCTACGACCCAAGCTGGGTCCAGCGAGGTCCCGGgcccctcccccccacccctccacctcgGAAGccccctgtgacatcatcagaggaGGACCAGGAGGACGCCAGCACAGTGGAGGACCAGA aTCCAGGTTTCCAGAGTCCTGTGGTGTCCACTGCTGCAGAGCCTGTCACCAgtctg gctGTTGAGGAAGGTGGTGCTGCTGAGTCACCAACAGACGgccagcag gctGTTGAGGAAGGTGGTGCTGCTGAGTCACCAACAGACGgccagcag gGCCAGGCTGTGGCTCCTCCTCCCAAGCTGGGAgcccctccgcctcctccccctgcctcctcctATTGGGTCCAGCGAGGTCCCGGGCCCCTCCCCCCCACCAGCACAGTGGAGGACCAGA aTCCAGGTTTCCAGAGTCCTGTGGTGTCCACTGCTGCAGAGCCTGTCACCAgtctg gctGTTGAGGAAGGTGGTGCTGCTGAGTCACCAACAGACGgccagcag gGCCAGGCTGTGGCTCCTCCTCCCAAGCTGGGAgcccctccgcctcctccccctgcctcctcctATTGGGTCCAGCGAGGTCCCGGGCCCCTCCCCCCCACCAGCACAGTGGAGGACCAGA aTCCAGGTTTCCAGAGTCCTGTGGTGTCCACTGCTGCAGAGCCTGTCACCAgtctg gctGTTGAGGAAGGTGGTGCTGCTGAGTCACCAACAGACGGCcagaag gtggtCAAGCCGTCAGCCATCATCAGCCCttgtccctcctcttcctccttctcaccctcctcctcctcatctcacaCTCCTCTGGCCTCACACCTCCCAGTGCCAGCACACAACCAGCCACGCaccg TTGCCATGGCGATGCCAGCCACGCCTCCCTGGTTGGTTAATGAGTTGGGCGAGCCTCTGTGCACCGTGGTGGCTCCGCCCTCTTACTCCTACCACCCCAACGGCAGCGACTTAcccggag acTGCAGAGTTCTCCAGTACTACTTCAACTTAGGAGTGCAG TGGTGCCACCAGAACTGCTGGCAGCTGGCCTACGCACCCCCCTCACCTGAGGCGCCCTACACCTACCAGGCCTACCCCCACTACCACGCCCCCCCCACCCAGGATGCATCGCTCCACG gcGCCCCTCCCCAGTCTTACCCCGAGGCAGGCCGAGGCCCCGGCTCCCACCACACCCCCCCTTCCTACCCAGAATCCACCAGGCCagcagacggacagacggacggacacGGCAGCG GCCCCGCCCTCTCCCTGGAAgtctcctcccccacctcctcctccatcagtcGTGTGCCTACAGGCTCCGCCCCCCCGCCACTCCTCTACCCGGAGCAGCCCCTCCCCCCtgccccctctcctcttcctcttcctcctcctcctcctcacccccaCTCCTCCTACCACACTTACCtcccccctgcccccctcccccctgcgTTCCCACCAGGAGGCCCTGCCCACGGGACCCACCCACGGGTCTACCAGCCCGCCACTAACCCCACCCACATGGTTGGTTACATcacagccccgccccctcaccaCTCAGCCACTCACTACCTTCCACCGAGCATGTGA
- the LOC115356831 gene encoding formin-like protein 20 isoform X5: protein MTYDPSWVQRGPGPLPPTPPPRKPPVTSSEEDQEDASTVEDQNPGFQSPVVSTAAEPVTSLAVEEGGAAESPTDGQQGQAVAPPPKLGAPPPPPPASSYWVQRGPGPLPPTSTVEDQNPGFQSPVVSTAAEPVTSLAVEEGGAAESPTDGQQGQAVAPPPKLGAPPPPPPASSYWVQRGPGPLPPTSTVEDQNPGFQSPVVSTAAEPVTSLGQAVAPPPKLGAPPPPPPASSYWVQRGPGPLPPTSTVEDQNPGFQSPVVSTAAEPVTSLAVEEGGAAESPTDGQKVVKPSAIISPCPSSSSFSPSSSSSHTPLASHLPVPAHNQPRTVAMAMPATPPWLVNELGEPLCTVVAPPSYSYHPNGSDLPGDCRVLQYYFNLGVQWCHQNCWQLAYAPPSPEAPYTYQAYPHYHAPPTQDASLHGAPPQSYPEAGRGPGSHHTPPSYPESTRPADGQTDGHGSGPALSLEVSSPTSSSISRVPTGSAPPPLLYPEQPLPPAPSPLPLPPPPPHPHSSYHTYLPPAPLPPAFPPGGPAHGTHPRVYQPATNPTHMVGYITAPPPHHSATHYLPPSM from the exons ATGACCTACGACCCAAGCTGGGTCCAGCGAGGTCCCGGgcccctcccccccacccctccacctcgGAAGccccctgtgacatcatcagaggaGGACCAGGAGGACGCCAGCACAGTGGAGGACCAGA aTCCAGGTTTCCAGAGTCCTGTGGTGTCCACTGCTGCAGAGCCTGTCACCAgtctg gctGTTGAGGAAGGTGGTGCTGCTGAGTCACCAACAGACGgccagcag gGCCAGGCTGTGGCTCCTCCTCCCAAGCTGGGAgcccctccgcctcctccccctgcctcctcctATTGGGTCCAGCGAGGTCCCGGGCCCCTCCCCCCCACCAGCACAGTGGAGGACCAGA aTCCAGGTTTCCAGAGTCCTGTGGTGTCCACTGCTGCAGAGCCTGTCACCAgtctg gctGTTGAGGAAGGTGGTGCTGCTGAGTCACCAACAGACGgccagcag gGCCAGGCTGTGGCTCCTCCTCCCAAGCTGGGAgcccctccgcctcctccccctgcctcctcctATTGGGTCCAGCGAGGTCCCGGGCCCCTCCCCCCCACCAGCACAGTGGAGGACCAGA aTCCAGGTTTCCAGAGTCCTGTGGTGTCCACTGCTGCAGAGCCTGTCACCAgtctg gGCCAGGCTGTGGCTCCTCCTCCCAAGCTGGGAgcccctccgcctcctccccctgcctcctcctATTGGGTCCAGCGAGGTCCCGGGCCCCTCCCCCCCACCAGCACAGTGGAGGACCAGA aTCCAGGTTTCCAGAGTCCTGTGGTGTCCACTGCTGCAGAGCCTGTCACCAgtctg gctGTTGAGGAAGGTGGTGCTGCTGAGTCACCAACAGACGGCcagaag gtggtCAAGCCGTCAGCCATCATCAGCCCttgtccctcctcttcctccttctcaccctcctcctcctcatctcacaCTCCTCTGGCCTCACACCTCCCAGTGCCAGCACACAACCAGCCACGCaccg TTGCCATGGCGATGCCAGCCACGCCTCCCTGGTTGGTTAATGAGTTGGGCGAGCCTCTGTGCACCGTGGTGGCTCCGCCCTCTTACTCCTACCACCCCAACGGCAGCGACTTAcccggag acTGCAGAGTTCTCCAGTACTACTTCAACTTAGGAGTGCAG TGGTGCCACCAGAACTGCTGGCAGCTGGCCTACGCACCCCCCTCACCTGAGGCGCCCTACACCTACCAGGCCTACCCCCACTACCACGCCCCCCCCACCCAGGATGCATCGCTCCACG gcGCCCCTCCCCAGTCTTACCCCGAGGCAGGCCGAGGCCCCGGCTCCCACCACACCCCCCCTTCCTACCCAGAATCCACCAGGCCagcagacggacagacggacggacacGGCAGCG GCCCCGCCCTCTCCCTGGAAgtctcctcccccacctcctcctccatcagtcGTGTGCCTACAGGCTCCGCCCCCCCGCCACTCCTCTACCCGGAGCAGCCCCTCCCCCCtgccccctctcctcttcctcttcctcctcctcctcctcacccccaCTCCTCCTACCACACTTACCtcccccctgcccccctcccccctgcgTTCCCACCAGGAGGCCCTGCCCACGGGACCCACCCACGGGTCTACCAGCCCGCCACTAACCCCACCCACATGGTTGGTTACATcacagccccgccccctcaccaCTCAGCCACTCACTACCTTCCACCGAGCATGTGA